The following proteins are encoded in a genomic region of Papaver somniferum cultivar HN1 unplaced genomic scaffold, ASM357369v1 unplaced-scaffold_10, whole genome shotgun sequence:
- the LOC113326447 gene encoding uncharacterized protein LOC113326447, which produces MAPRGPNFTTEEDTMICRIHLAISQDSATGTDQPERVLWSRIKDKLEEALPCKPKRTWTSIQSRFQGISRQVSLYSAKVLEVDGEYHSGWNEVLRVEEIRKRFKESNGNKKFKHEECYEILKDSIKYSGRSTFVFDSGQEMEDSQSGEENADIEETIPGESSDDLDIGDVENTRKRQLGKKASKQLKKTGRAKSNAQEEMLEDIIKEQPCDQHQRI; this is translated from the exons ATGGCACCACGCGGTCCCAATTTTACAACAGAAGAAGATACAATGATATGTAGAATCCATTTAGCCATATCTCAAGATTCTGCTACCGGAACCGATCAACCAGAAAGAGTATTATGGAGTCGGATCAAAGATAAGTTGGAAGAAGCCCTGCCTTGTAAACCAAAACGTACTTGGACTTCTATCCAGAGTcgatttcagggaataagtaGACAGGTTTCACTTTATTCTGCAAAAGTGTTGGAAGTTGATGGTGAATATCATAGCGGATGGAATGAAGTCTTGAGG GTTGAAGAGATAAGAAAGCGATTCAAAGAAAGTAATGGtaacaaaaaatttaagcacgaagagtgctacgaaATTCTAAAAGATAGTATCAAATATTCAGGACGGTCGACGTTTGTGTTTGATTCAGGCCAAGAAATGGAAGATTCTCAGAGTGGTGAGGAAAACGCTGATATTGAGGAAACAATTCCAGGCGAGTCCAGTGATGATCTAGATATTGGAGATGTAGAGAACACACGTAAGCGTCAGTTGGGGAAGAAAGCATCGAAACAActaaagaaaacagggagagcaaAATCCAATGCCCAGGAGGAAATGCTAGAGGATATAATTAAGGAGCAGCCCTGCGACCAACATCAGAGGATATAA